A genomic segment from Bacillus cereus G9842 encodes:
- the celB gene encoding PTS cellobiose transporter subunit IIC, with translation MQKFIAFMEKYMVPIAGKIGSQRHLAAIRDGFIAVMPLILVGSMAVLVNGLPIPAFQNFMKDLFGETWTQIGAGMWTGSFGVLALMVAVTISYNLAKSYGVDGLSAGIISFGALIILTPTTPKEAGINMLWTGAQGLFVSLIVSILVTEIFRFFVQRNITIKMPDGVPPAVMKSFAALVPAFVILTGIASIQLAVKLAGTSVHEYIFNTLQVPLQGLAGTLPSAIFIALLVHVLWFFGLHGPNIVGGIIEPLYLPALEKNIKLFQDGTSAFDVPNIITKPFFDTFVYLGGSGATLAFLVVVLIVAKSAQLRGVSRLSIGPGAFNINEPVIFGTPIVLNPILFIPFVLTPVVLVITSYTAIYLGWVPKTVAMVPWNVPPIISGYLVTGLHPSGAILQLFNFVVAMAIYFPFVVACDRSVIRTEKAAQENNNSVPM, from the coding sequence ATGCAAAAGTTTATTGCATTTATGGAGAAGTACATGGTTCCGATTGCTGGTAAAATCGGATCGCAACGTCACTTAGCTGCGATCCGAGATGGATTTATTGCAGTTATGCCACTTATTTTAGTTGGTTCGATGGCAGTACTAGTTAATGGTTTACCGATTCCAGCATTCCAAAATTTTATGAAAGATTTATTCGGTGAAACTTGGACACAAATTGGTGCTGGTATGTGGACAGGGTCCTTCGGGGTATTAGCTCTGATGGTGGCGGTTACCATAAGTTATAACTTAGCAAAATCTTACGGTGTTGATGGATTGTCAGCAGGTATTATTTCGTTTGGTGCATTAATTATTCTTACACCAACAACACCAAAAGAAGCTGGAATAAATATGCTTTGGACAGGCGCACAGGGTTTGTTCGTTTCACTTATTGTCTCCATACTCGTAACGGAGATATTCCGCTTCTTTGTTCAAAGAAACATTACAATTAAAATGCCTGACGGTGTACCACCAGCAGTAATGAAATCTTTCGCTGCTTTAGTTCCAGCATTTGTGATTTTAACAGGTATTGCAAGTATTCAATTAGCAGTAAAACTAGCAGGTACAAGTGTTCATGAGTATATCTTTAATACATTACAAGTTCCATTACAAGGTTTAGCGGGTACGTTACCAAGTGCAATCTTTATTGCGTTATTAGTACATGTACTTTGGTTCTTCGGTTTACATGGTCCAAATATTGTTGGTGGTATTATTGAGCCACTTTATTTACCAGCATTAGAGAAAAATATTAAGTTATTCCAAGATGGTACATCTGCATTTGATGTTCCAAACATTATTACAAAACCATTCTTTGATACTTTCGTATATCTTGGTGGTTCTGGTGCAACATTAGCGTTTTTAGTAGTTGTATTAATTGTAGCGAAAAGTGCACAATTACGCGGTGTATCTCGTCTATCAATTGGACCTGGTGCATTTAACATTAACGAACCAGTAATCTTTGGTACACCAATCGTATTAAATCCAATTTTATTCATCCCGTTCGTATTAACACCTGTTGTGTTAGTTATTACATCTTATACAGCAATTTACTTAGGATGGGTACCAAAAACAGTAGCGATGGTTCCATGGAACGTTCCACCAATTATTAGTGGGTATCTTGTAACAGGTTTACATCCTTCTGGTGCGATTTTACAATTATTCAACTTTGTTGTTGCAATGGCGATTTACTTCCCATTCGTTGTCGCATGCGATCGTTCAGTTATCCGTACTGAGAAAGCAGCACAAGAAAATAACAACTCTGTACCTATGTAA
- a CDS encoding PTS sugar transporter subunit IIB, giving the protein MNILLCCAAGMSSSLIVTKMEKAAEARGIEVKIWAVSGSEVNSHIDKADVLLLGPQVRYLLPKMKELCKEKGVPVDVIQSVHYGLCNGEAILQAALSMKP; this is encoded by the coding sequence ATGAATATTTTGCTTTGCTGTGCAGCGGGAATGTCTTCCAGTTTGATTGTTACAAAGATGGAGAAAGCAGCAGAGGCAAGAGGGATAGAAGTGAAAATCTGGGCAGTATCAGGTTCTGAAGTGAATAGTCATATTGATAAAGCTGATGTCCTTTTACTTGGACCGCAAGTACGTTATTTATTACCGAAAATGAAAGAATTATGTAAGGAGAAAGGGGTACCTGTTGATGTTATTCAATCCGTCCATTACGGACTTTGTAATGGAGAAGCTATCTTGCAAGCAGCTTTGTCAATGAAACCATGA
- a CDS encoding YhgE/Pip family protein, with amino-acid sequence MKGIQLIFKDWKAMWHHKHGRIALIFLLIVPLIYSGFFLAGYWDPYGKLDKLPVAVVNLDKGAVMDEKTIHAGDDFVKNLKENKELAFHFVSEKNADEGLKEDKYYMVVTIPENFSKKVSTLMDEKPEPAKLQYKVNPGKNFVAAQIGTTAVENMKTKISNSITKSYTEGVFSKFQDLAQGLSDASNGAEKLHEGTTDAKNGANQLADGIDRLSDGTSKLKEGSEKLASSQSALTGGANELSQGVTSLHSGMELLAQGEKTLQSGVSELSAGTNEWVSGSEKLAEGQVKADGAANSVKQQLEEYVKNHPEVQQDPAFQKIVATSNGLAKATSTLNNSQQQLTQGAKKLTEGQHKIEEGMNTFGVKLNEATAGTKKVADGASNLADGFTKWGNGFTTVQEGVNQLASGGTELNNGASKLTNGLVKLDDGAKELSTKLGEGAEKIADVRNDDARNTMFSEPVQLVKSTVSDVPNYGSGIAPYFLSLAFYVGGIMASNILPLGRRQNMKVSGTVHFINKLGLVYLIGLIQALLVDVVVLGVMKLEVASVPLFVLSSIVISFTFMTFILMLVTVFGLVGKFLAVTLLVLQLATSGGTFPGELNIAVLSKIGQFLPMSHSLRGLQDVISLGDWSQLQMQILILLCYLVVVGGIAWITSHIQHKETNAEQVS; translated from the coding sequence ATGAAAGGAATTCAACTTATATTTAAAGATTGGAAAGCGATGTGGCACCATAAACATGGACGTATCGCTTTAATTTTTTTATTAATCGTTCCGTTAATTTATTCAGGATTCTTCTTGGCTGGATATTGGGATCCGTACGGAAAATTAGATAAATTACCTGTTGCAGTTGTGAATTTAGATAAGGGTGCTGTGATGGATGAAAAAACAATTCATGCAGGAGACGATTTTGTTAAAAATTTAAAAGAGAATAAGGAACTGGCTTTTCATTTCGTATCAGAAAAAAATGCTGATGAAGGGTTAAAAGAAGATAAATATTATATGGTTGTTACGATTCCAGAGAATTTCTCTAAAAAGGTAAGTACACTTATGGATGAGAAACCAGAGCCAGCAAAGTTACAGTACAAAGTAAATCCAGGTAAAAACTTTGTAGCAGCTCAAATTGGAACGACAGCTGTTGAAAATATGAAAACAAAAATCTCAAATAGTATTACGAAATCTTATACAGAGGGTGTCTTTTCAAAGTTTCAAGATTTGGCACAAGGATTGAGTGATGCAAGTAATGGGGCTGAGAAGTTACATGAAGGAACGACCGATGCAAAAAATGGAGCGAATCAGCTTGCGGATGGTATTGATCGTTTAAGTGATGGGACATCGAAATTGAAAGAGGGAAGTGAAAAGCTTGCATCCAGTCAATCTGCTTTAACCGGGGGGGCAAATGAGCTGAGTCAAGGAGTGACATCACTTCATAGTGGTATGGAGTTATTAGCACAAGGTGAAAAAACGTTACAATCAGGAGTTAGTGAATTAAGTGCTGGTACAAATGAATGGGTGAGTGGAAGTGAGAAGCTTGCTGAAGGCCAAGTAAAAGCGGATGGTGCAGCTAATAGTGTAAAACAACAATTAGAAGAGTACGTGAAAAATCATCCAGAAGTGCAGCAAGATCCCGCTTTTCAAAAAATTGTTGCTACGTCTAATGGACTAGCTAAAGCAACAAGTACTTTAAATAATAGCCAACAACAATTGACACAAGGAGCGAAGAAGCTTACTGAGGGTCAACATAAGATTGAAGAAGGCATGAATACATTCGGAGTTAAGTTAAATGAAGCTACTGCTGGAACGAAAAAGGTAGCAGATGGTGCATCGAATTTAGCTGATGGATTTACGAAGTGGGGAAATGGATTTACAACAGTACAAGAAGGTGTAAATCAGCTTGCGAGTGGTGGAACGGAGCTGAATAACGGTGCTAGTAAATTAACAAATGGACTTGTTAAACTTGATGATGGTGCGAAAGAACTTTCTACGAAATTGGGAGAGGGCGCAGAGAAGATAGCGGATGTCCGTAATGATGATGCACGCAATACGATGTTCTCAGAGCCAGTTCAGTTAGTGAAGTCAACAGTTTCTGACGTTCCTAACTACGGTTCAGGCATTGCACCATATTTCTTATCACTTGCATTTTATGTTGGCGGAATTATGGCATCGAATATTTTACCTCTTGGCCGCAGACAAAATATGAAGGTAAGCGGAACGGTACATTTTATTAATAAATTAGGATTGGTATATTTAATTGGACTTATTCAAGCGCTACTCGTAGATGTAGTTGTGCTAGGTGTTATGAAACTAGAAGTTGCGAGTGTGCCACTCTTTGTTTTATCAAGTATTGTTATTTCCTTTACGTTCATGACATTTATTCTTATGTTAGTAACAGTATTTGGTCTTGTTGGAAAGTTCTTAGCGGTAACGCTTCTTGTCCTGCAATTAGCGACGAGTGGAGGTACTTTCCCAGGAGAATTAAACATAGCTGTGCTTAGCAAAATTGGACAGTTTCTCCCAATGTCCCATTCTCTTAGAGGATTACAAGATGTTATCTCTTTAGGAGATTGGTCGCAATTACAAATGCAAATTTTAATATTGTTATGTTATCTCGTTGTTGTCGGTGGAATTGCTTGGATCACGAGCCATATACAGCATAAAGAAACGAATGCAGAACAAGTTTCTTAA
- a CDS encoding PTS lactose/cellobiose transporter subunit IIA, translated as MDTIETKAFHLILHGGNARSCSMEAIDCAKRGEFTEAEAKLQEALEELKEAHRVQTELIQKEAGGEKTEVTLLMVHAQDHLMNAITVKELASEFVELYRKMSVDE; from the coding sequence ATGGATACGATAGAGACGAAAGCTTTTCATTTAATTTTGCATGGAGGAAACGCGAGAAGTTGTTCAATGGAAGCAATTGATTGTGCGAAGCGTGGGGAGTTTACAGAAGCAGAAGCTAAATTACAAGAAGCGCTAGAGGAATTAAAAGAGGCGCACCGTGTACAAACGGAGCTTATACAGAAAGAGGCTGGTGGCGAAAAGACCGAAGTTACTCTTTTAATGGTACACGCGCAAGATCATTTAATGAATGCAATTACAGTGAAAGAATTAGCGAGTGAGTTTGTAGAGTTATATAGGAAGATGTCGGTGGATGAATGA
- a CDS encoding PTS sugar transporter subunit IIB: MNILLCCSAGMSTSLLVTKMEAAAKARGLEGKIWAVSGDAVKTNIDQADVLLLGPQVRYMLSSMKTLADERNVGIDVINPMHYGMMNGEAVLDHALTLKK, from the coding sequence ATGAATATTTTATTATGTTGCTCAGCAGGGATGTCTACAAGTTTACTAGTTACAAAAATGGAAGCGGCCGCAAAAGCTCGCGGTCTAGAAGGAAAGATTTGGGCTGTATCTGGGGATGCAGTAAAAACAAATATCGATCAAGCAGATGTATTATTACTAGGACCACAAGTTCGTTACATGCTTTCTTCAATGAAAACGCTTGCTGACGAGAGAAACGTTGGAATCGACGTTATCAATCCAATGCACTACGGCATGATGAATGGAGAAGCAGTTTTAGATCACGCATTAACACTTAAAAAATAA
- a CDS encoding polyamine aminopropyltransferase encodes MPKHRKQSKIKIYRIKSYKKDKRSEVDSDKFELEQQDKHDTQDKQDKQDKQVQSENVIIVPTDSHNLDVWDEISLKEIQAGEHTNLFKEKSNYQNINLVQVNDIRLYLDKQLQFSSVDEQIYHEALVHPIMSKVIDPKRVLILGGGDGLALREVLKYETVLHVDLVDLDGSMIDMARNVPELVSLNKSAFFDNRVNTHVCDAKEFLSSPSSLYDVIIIDFPDPATELLSTLYTSELFARIATFLTEDGAFVCQSNSPADAPLVYWSIGNTIEHAGLTVKSYHTIVPSFGTDWGFHIAANSAYVLDQIEQLYVVPTPRTLPALLFPLFQFKEEHLEQRNLALLNSESNLILHQCYKQEMKF; translated from the coding sequence ATGCCAAAACATAGAAAACAAAGCAAAATAAAGATTTATAGAATAAAAAGCTATAAAAAAGACAAGCGTTCTGAAGTAGACTCTGACAAATTTGAACTAGAACAGCAGGACAAGCACGATACACAAGACAAACAAGATAAACAGGATAAACAAGTACAATCAGAAAATGTAATTATAGTACCCACAGATTCACACAACTTAGATGTGTGGGATGAAATTTCTCTAAAGGAAATACAAGCTGGTGAACATACAAATTTATTTAAAGAAAAGAGTAATTATCAAAATATTAATTTAGTCCAAGTAAACGATATTCGCTTATACTTGGACAAGCAACTACAATTCAGCTCCGTCGATGAGCAAATTTATCATGAAGCACTTGTACATCCAATTATGTCAAAAGTAATTGATCCAAAACGTGTTCTCATATTAGGCGGTGGCGATGGTCTTGCCCTGCGAGAAGTTTTAAAATATGAAACTGTACTACATGTAGACCTTGTTGACTTAGATGGATCGATGATTGATATGGCTCGTAATGTTCCAGAATTAGTTTCTTTAAACAAAAGTGCATTTTTTGATAATCGTGTAAATACACACGTATGCGATGCAAAAGAGTTTTTAAGCTCTCCTTCCTCTTTATACGATGTAATCATTATTGATTTCCCAGACCCAGCGACAGAGTTGTTAAGTACTTTATATACAAGCGAACTTTTTGCTCGTATAGCTACATTCTTAACAGAAGATGGCGCATTCGTCTGCCAATCTAATTCACCTGCTGATGCACCTCTAGTATACTGGAGCATCGGTAATACAATTGAACATGCTGGACTAACTGTGAAAAGTTATCATACAATCGTTCCTTCTTTTGGAACTGACTGGGGATTTCATATCGCTGCTAATTCTGCCTATGTACTAGATCAAATTGAACAATTATATGTAGTACCAACTCCTCGAACCTTGCCTGCTCTTCTTTTTCCTTTATTTCAATTTAAAGAAGAACATCTAGAACAACGCAACCTCGCTCTTTTAAATTCAGAATCGAACCTTATCCTACATCAATGCTACAAACAGGAAATGAAGTTTTGA
- the speD gene encoding adenosylmethionine decarboxylase has protein sequence MEYSTFGKHIIVDLWGVDFSLLDDTHFLEYHLVTAADCSGAHVLNVSKKEFQPYGVTVLVLLSESHLSIHTYPEQNFAAIDCYTCGTTVEPQIAIDYIVNILKPERMHIKRLIRGIGEIVTAD, from the coding sequence ATGGAATATTCTACTTTTGGCAAGCATATAATAGTAGATTTATGGGGAGTAGATTTTTCTCTACTAGATGATACGCACTTTTTAGAATATCATTTAGTTACAGCTGCAGATTGCTCTGGTGCCCATGTTTTAAACGTAAGTAAAAAAGAATTCCAGCCATATGGTGTTACTGTATTAGTGTTATTATCAGAAAGCCATCTTTCCATTCACACTTACCCGGAACAAAATTTTGCAGCTATTGACTGTTATACTTGCGGTACAACCGTTGAACCACAAATTGCGATTGATTATATCGTAAATATATTAAAACCGGAGCGGATGCATATAAAAAGATTAATTCGTGGTATAGGAGAAATTGTTACTGCCGATTAA
- a CDS encoding PTS lactose/cellobiose transporter subunit IIA, giving the protein MMTTAEQIPFQLILNSGNARSFAMEALQFAKQGKMVEADEAMVKAKEAINEAHHFQTELIQSEARGEKTEVSVLLIHAQDHLMNAITVKELAAEFIDLYKKLEAKGE; this is encoded by the coding sequence ATGATGACTACAGCAGAACAAATTCCATTCCAATTGATTTTAAATAGTGGTAACGCACGAAGCTTTGCGATGGAGGCACTTCAATTTGCCAAACAGGGGAAAATGGTAGAAGCAGATGAAGCGATGGTAAAGGCGAAAGAAGCGATTAATGAAGCGCATCATTTCCAAACAGAGCTCATACAATCAGAAGCAAGAGGAGAAAAAACAGAGGTTAGTGTTCTTTTAATTCACGCACAAGATCATTTAATGAATGCGATTACAGTGAAAGAATTAGCAGCAGAGTTTATCGATCTTTATAAAAAGCTTGAAGCGAAAGGGGAATAA
- a CDS encoding dicarboxylate/amino acid:cation symporter encodes MKAYRFPLILLSSILIGGFIGYFMGADAVALKPLGDIFLNLMFTIVVPLVFFSIASSIANMDGLKRFGKIMSSMAGTFLFTSILAAIFMIIVVKVFPPAQGVVLELTQPDKAGKAVSVADQIVGILTVSDFSKLLSRENMLALIFFSILMGIATSAVGEKGKPFATFLQAGAEISMKVVSFIMYYAPIGLAAYFAALVGEFGPQLLGTYFRAAMVYYPASLIYFFVFFTFYAYLAGRKQGVQVFWKNMVSPTVTSLATCSSAASIPANLEATKKMGISSDVRETVVLLGSTLHKDGSVLGGVLKIAFLFGIFNMEFEGPKTLAIALVVSLLVGTVMGAIPGGGMIGEMLIVSLYGFPPEALPIIAAISTIIDPPATMLNVTADNACAVMTARLVEGKNWIKNKFA; translated from the coding sequence ATGAAGGCATATCGCTTTCCACTTATTTTATTATCTTCTATCCTAATTGGTGGTTTCATTGGTTATTTCATGGGTGCCGATGCAGTTGCTTTAAAGCCGCTTGGTGATATTTTCTTAAACTTAATGTTTACGATTGTTGTACCTCTAGTGTTCTTTAGCATCGCATCGTCTATTGCTAATATGGATGGATTAAAACGTTTCGGTAAAATTATGTCTAGTATGGCTGGGACTTTCTTATTTACAAGTATTTTAGCTGCTATTTTTATGATTATTGTCGTGAAAGTATTCCCGCCAGCACAAGGTGTTGTACTAGAACTAACACAACCTGACAAAGCCGGCAAAGCTGTTAGTGTTGCAGATCAAATCGTCGGTATTTTAACAGTATCTGACTTCTCGAAGTTACTATCTCGTGAAAATATGTTAGCTCTTATTTTCTTCTCTATCTTAATGGGGATTGCAACTTCAGCAGTTGGCGAAAAAGGAAAGCCATTCGCTACATTCCTACAAGCTGGTGCAGAAATTTCAATGAAAGTTGTATCTTTCATTATGTACTACGCTCCAATCGGACTTGCTGCTTACTTCGCAGCATTAGTTGGTGAATTCGGACCACAACTTCTTGGAACTTACTTCCGAGCAGCAATGGTATACTATCCAGCTTCTCTTATCTACTTCTTTGTATTCTTCACGTTCTATGCATACCTTGCAGGTCGCAAACAAGGTGTACAAGTATTTTGGAAGAACATGGTCTCTCCTACAGTTACATCACTTGCAACTTGTAGTAGTGCCGCAAGTATTCCAGCTAACTTAGAAGCAACGAAGAAAATGGGTATTTCTTCAGACGTTCGTGAAACAGTTGTCCTTCTTGGATCTACACTTCATAAAGATGGATCTGTTTTAGGCGGCGTATTAAAAATTGCTTTCTTATTCGGTATTTTCAACATGGAATTCGAAGGACCGAAAACATTAGCAATCGCACTTGTTGTTTCTTTATTAGTAGGAACAGTAATGGGTGCTATTCCAGGCGGTGGTATGATTGGTGAAATGTTAATCGTATCTCTATACGGTTTCCCGCCAGAAGCATTGCCAATTATTGCAGCAATTAGTACAATCATTGATCCACCTGCAACGATGTTAAACGTAACAGCAGATAACGCTTGTGCGGTAATGACAGCTCGCCTTGTAGAAGGTAAGAATTGGATCAAAAACAAATTTGCTTAA
- a CDS encoding VOC family protein: MINQVGQIMLYVNNQDETVQFWTEKVGFQIIAEENNGNGFRWIEIAPAKEAGTSIVLHDKALIAKMQPELNLGTPSLMFFSNNLDQLYKDLSEKNVTVGQVVDLPTGRAFNFADNENNYFAVMERK, from the coding sequence ATGATTAATCAAGTTGGACAAATTATGCTATATGTAAATAACCAAGACGAAACAGTACAATTTTGGACAGAAAAAGTAGGGTTCCAAATCATTGCGGAAGAAAATAACGGAAACGGATTCCGCTGGATTGAAATTGCGCCGGCGAAAGAAGCAGGAACAAGCATCGTCCTTCACGATAAAGCGTTAATCGCGAAGATGCAACCTGAATTAAACTTAGGTACTCCTTCACTTATGTTCTTCTCTAATAACTTAGATCAACTGTATAAAGATCTTTCAGAGAAAAATGTCACAGTTGGACAGGTTGTAGATTTACCTACTGGTAGAGCATTCAACTTTGCTGATAATGAAAATAATTACTTTGCAGTAATGGAACGTAAATAA
- a CDS encoding acyltransferase, which translates to MTQSAPEFKVLQSIAFLAVVLQSSLLYTMNQGNVLLEQSLIMGMLFNLAKFSAPAFIFIVGFHLIRHYTKQLVYKEYISEKATHLLIPYFFWSILYLLTTNDLITLQSGIKSLLLGTAAPHLWYVIMMFQIHLLFPLLCTLFYWFQKRTENKKDIYKYMTFFACLYFLLMWFSSHYIFNGEKLTSSTILHYTDRSFLFYSFYFVMGGIAAVALKTWRLFVMKHIPLITILFFILFLFINYELFSFYGANSIHLTVSTYLKPSMFLYIVCEIIILYVLSIMIVQRRGFLYKTLRFIGNYTYGAYLAHLFFLQLCTKILSLFTLQENTILYSLLLFVLTAIISISTMVICSTIPFHTWITGPSPTTKMKWTKVVFRKNHKKLFKPYI; encoded by the coding sequence ATGACTCAAAGCGCACCAGAATTTAAAGTTTTGCAAAGCATTGCATTTCTCGCTGTTGTTTTGCAAAGTTCCTTATTATATACAATGAATCAAGGAAATGTCTTACTTGAGCAATCTCTCATTATGGGCATGCTATTCAACCTTGCAAAATTCTCAGCACCAGCATTCATATTTATCGTTGGATTTCACTTAATTCGGCACTATACGAAGCAATTAGTATATAAAGAATATATTTCTGAAAAAGCGACACACTTACTCATTCCTTATTTCTTTTGGTCTATTCTTTACCTATTAACAACAAACGATCTTATTACGTTACAAAGTGGAATAAAAAGTTTATTACTCGGAACAGCCGCGCCCCATCTTTGGTACGTTATTATGATGTTCCAAATTCACTTATTGTTCCCTTTACTATGCACACTTTTTTATTGGTTTCAAAAACGAACAGAAAATAAAAAAGACATATATAAATATATGACCTTTTTCGCGTGCCTATATTTTCTATTAATGTGGTTCTCTTCTCACTATATTTTTAATGGAGAAAAATTAACAAGTTCAACAATTTTACATTATACAGATCGATCATTTCTATTCTACTCATTCTATTTCGTTATGGGTGGCATTGCCGCTGTAGCACTAAAAACTTGGCGTCTATTCGTCATGAAACATATCCCGCTTATAACAATATTATTTTTCATCTTATTTTTATTCATCAATTATGAGTTGTTTAGTTTTTACGGAGCAAACTCTATTCATTTAACTGTTTCTACCTATTTAAAACCATCTATGTTTTTATATATCGTATGCGAAATTATCATACTGTATGTGTTATCTATTATGATAGTACAGCGTCGTGGTTTCTTATATAAAACGTTACGTTTCATTGGAAATTACACGTATGGTGCTTATTTAGCTCACTTATTCTTCTTGCAACTATGCACAAAGATTCTTTCTTTATTCACACTGCAAGAAAATACTATATTATATAGCCTATTACTATTTGTGTTAACGGCTATTATCTCTATTTCAACAATGGTCATTTGTAGCACAATACCATTTCATACTTGGATTACAGGGCCTTCTCCTACAACAAAGATGAAATGGACGAAGGTTGTATTCCGAAAAAATCATAAAAAACTATTCAAGCCATATATTTGA
- the celB gene encoding PTS cellobiose transporter subunit IIC, translating to MIRFLEKYVMPVAGKVAEQRHLQAIRDGIILTMPFLIIGSFFLIISALPIPGYNEFMAGLFGENWQRALGYPVSATFNIMALIAVFGIAYRLGEYYKVDALASGALSLVTFLLATPFQVAYIIPSTKESVLVEGAIPAALMGSQGLFVAMIIALISTELYRFIVQKKIIIRMPETVPPAVTRSFAALVPGFIVVTVIWILRLIIENTSFGSIHNIVGQILQEPLSVLGASLWGAIIAVILVHVLWSCGIHGATIVGGVMSPVWLSLMDQNRVAFQAGQDVPNTITAQFFDLWIYMGGSGATLALVVGMLLFARSQQLKSLGRLSIAPGIFNINEMVTFGMPIVMNPILLIPFILVPVVLTIVSYFAMEWGWVARPSGAAVPWTTPILFSGYLGSGGKISGVVLQLVNFALAFFIYLPFLKIWDKQKVAEEKGE from the coding sequence ATGATACGATTTTTAGAGAAGTATGTGATGCCGGTGGCAGGGAAGGTTGCAGAGCAGAGGCATTTACAAGCAATTCGAGATGGAATTATTTTAACGATGCCTTTCTTAATTATTGGATCGTTTTTCCTCATTATTAGTGCACTGCCGATACCGGGATATAACGAGTTTATGGCAGGTTTGTTTGGTGAGAATTGGCAGAGAGCTTTAGGGTATCCAGTTAGTGCAACTTTTAATATAATGGCTTTAATAGCTGTTTTTGGAATCGCTTACAGGCTTGGAGAGTATTATAAAGTGGATGCTTTAGCATCCGGGGCATTGTCGCTTGTGACGTTTTTACTTGCGACTCCATTTCAAGTTGCATATATTATACCAAGTACAAAAGAGAGTGTACTTGTAGAAGGCGCTATCCCAGCTGCATTAATGGGAAGCCAAGGGTTATTTGTAGCAATGATTATTGCACTTATATCTACTGAACTTTATCGGTTTATTGTACAAAAAAAGATAATTATAAGGATGCCAGAGACAGTTCCACCAGCTGTCACGCGTTCATTTGCGGCACTTGTTCCAGGTTTTATTGTTGTAACAGTTATTTGGATTTTACGCTTAATTATAGAAAATACTTCTTTTGGCAGTATCCATAATATTGTAGGACAAATTTTACAGGAACCACTTAGTGTACTTGGTGCTAGTCTTTGGGGCGCAATAATAGCAGTTATTCTCGTTCATGTTCTTTGGTCGTGTGGAATTCATGGTGCTACTATTGTTGGTGGTGTAATGAGCCCTGTTTGGTTGTCTTTAATGGATCAAAATCGAGTTGCTTTTCAAGCTGGGCAAGATGTACCAAATACCATTACGGCACAGTTTTTTGACTTATGGATTTATATGGGCGGTTCTGGTGCAACGCTGGCTCTAGTTGTCGGAATGTTACTATTTGCACGAAGTCAACAATTAAAAAGTTTAGGGAGATTGTCAATCGCGCCTGGTATATTTAATATTAATGAGATGGTAACTTTTGGTATGCCAATTGTAATGAACCCAATTTTATTAATTCCATTTATATTGGTTCCAGTTGTGTTAACAATTGTTTCTTACTTTGCAATGGAATGGGGATGGGTCGCACGTCCGAGTGGGGCGGCTGTACCTTGGACGACACCTATTCTTTTCAGTGGATATTTAGGATCGGGTGGGAAAATTTCAGGTGTTGTTTTACAACTCGTCAACTTTGCGCTTGCATTTTTCATTTATTTACCGTTCTTAAAAATATGGGATAAACAAAAAGTAGCAGAAGAAAAGGGGGAGTAA